Below is a genomic region from Lonsdalea populi.
GGGTTTTTATTTTTAGTGGGCAGCGAGCCAACTCACAAGAGAAAAAGCGAGGGCGGCCAGCGCCAGCGAACCGACAAAGCTCAATACCATATAGATCCCTGCCGTTAACCACTGTCCTTCTTGAATCATCCCCAGCATTTCCACTGAGAACGTGGAGAACGTGGTTAAGCCGCCGCAAAATCCCGTCGTTACCACCAGTTTCCAGTGAGAAGGTAAATCCGGTAAACGAACGAAATAGCTTGCCGCCGCCCCAATGATGGCCGCGCCAATCAGGTTTGCCATCAGCGTACCGGTCGGTATTCCCGACGCGCCGTTGTTAAAACGCAGAGTTAGCAGCCAGCGCGCGACGCAGCCAATGCCACCACCGAAAAAAACAGCGAATAAATTAGCGTTTATGGACATCTTTTATTTCCACAGCAAGTTGGGTTAATCTCGAAAGGATGGGCATATGCTACGTCAGGGTTTGAGAAGGCGTAGACATCATCAGCCAAAAGGCGTTTATGGAGGAATGCCACCTCCGTTGCAAACATCCAAAGTTTACCCGCTAGCGCCGCGTTTTTGTAGGGAAGAGCATCGGGTGACGGTTCATCGTGGTTTGTGACTCACCGAGTGAGGGTGTGCTATGAAAGTTGCGCTGGGTCAGTTTGCCGTACAGCGGCAGTGGCAGGATAATGCGAATACGTGCATCAGGCTGATGCACGAGGCGACAGCCGCGGGAGCCCGCCTGCTGGTGCTGCCGGAAGCGGTGCTGGCGCGAGATAATGCCGATGCTGAGTGGGGAACTAATCACGCGCAGCCTTTGAACGGGTCTTTCGTGAGCCAATTGCTTTCAGCCAGCGAATCTTCATCCCTCACCGTCGTCTTCACCCTGCATACCCCAGCGGAAGAGGGGCGCGTGTACAACACGCTGCTGGCGCTGCGTCAGGGGGAAGTGTTGGCTCATTACCATAAGCTCCATCTTTACGATGCCTTCTCATGGCAGGAATCTAAACGAGTCACGCCCGGGGGGATGCTCCCCCCGGTGATCGACATCGACGGGGTAAAGGTCGGCATGATGGTTTGCTACGACCTGCGTTTTCCGGAGATGGCGCGTATGCTGGCGATCAAAGGCGCCGACATGCTTGTGCTTCCCGCCGCGTGGGTTAAAGGTGCGCATAAAGAGATGCATTGGGAACTATTGAACCGAGCCCGTGCGCTGGAAAATACCTGTTACCTGATCGCTGTTGGCGAGTGCGGCGTGAAGAATATTGGTAATAGTATGGTGGTGGACCCCATGGGGATCGTCATCGCACAGGCGACGGAAGAACCCGCGCTGCTCTACGCCGATCTGAGTCTGGAGCGAATTCAACGCGTGCGTCGTCAATTACCTGTTCTGAATCATAACCGCTTCGAACCGCCTGTATTACGCTGTTACAGATAATCTCGGCTAATGGATCGTGCCGGGGGGAGGGGTGTTCCGGTCTTAATTTGTTACAGATGGTCGTTATATTATGATGAAGGCTGACTTAAAACGGGCCGAGGCACAAGTGCTGGCTGTCCCAGCGTATAAAATCAGGTAGGTATTTATGGAAGGTATCAGCATTGCTAAACTGTTGGTGATTGGCGCATTGATCGTTCTGTTATTCGGCACCAACAAACTTCGTAGCCTGGGCGGCGACCTGGGAGCGGCGATCAAAGGCTTTAAGAAAGCCATGAACGACGATCAGACTACGGTTAAAACACAGACGCCGGAAGAACCGGCCGCGCTCAACGACGTGCGCAACAAGGAATAATCATTTTTCAATGATGCCGGGCGTGCAGCGGACGGGATCCCGTCCGCTCAGTCCTAAGATTACACCAGCAAACTGTAATCATTTATTGCCGGATAGACGGGCTATTTGACTTCTTCGCCCTTGGCTTGCAGGTCAGCGTGGTAAGACGACCGCACAAAAGGCCCGCAGGCGGCATGGGTGAATCCCATCGCCAACGCTTCCTGTTTCATCTCATCAAACTCTTCTGGCGGAACGTAACGTTTCACTGCAAGGTGATGGCGGCTGGGTTGCAGATATTGACCTAATGTCAGCATCGTCACGCCATGACGGCGCAGGTCGCGCATCACTTCCACAATCTCTTCATTGGTTTCGCCCAGTCCTACCATCAGGCCAGACTTTGTCGGGATGTCCGGATGTGCGGTCTTGAAGTTTTCCAGCAGTTTAAGCGACCACTCGTAGTTGGCGCCGGGACGGACCTGACGATACAGACGCGGTACGTTTTCCAGGTTGTGGTTGAAGACGTCCGGCGGACTGGCGTTGAGAATTTCCAGCGCGCGATCCATACGGCCGCGGAAATCTGGCACCAGCGTTTCAATCTTGATCTGCGGACTTTTGCGGCGAATAGCGCTGATGCAGTCGGCGAAATGCTGAGCGCCGCCATCCCGCAGGTCATCACGGTCTACCGATGTGATGACGACATAACGCAGAGCCATATCGTGGATCGTTTGCGCCAGTTTTTCCGGCTCGTTGGCGTCGGGCGCAATCGGTCGGCCATGCGCGACATCGCAGAAGGGGCAGCGACGGGTACAGATTGCGCCGAGGATCATAAAGGTGGCCGTACCGTGGTTGAAGCATTCAGCCAGGTTAGGGCAAGAGGCTTCTTCACAAACCGAATGCAGTCCATTGCGGCGCATGGCGTCTTTGATTCCCTTGATCCGGCTTGAGTCGGCAGGGAGTTTAATTTTCATCCATTCGGGTTTGCGCAGCATATCCTGGCGTTCAACGGCAACGGTCCTTACGGGAATCAAGGCCAGTTTGTCGGCGTCGCGGTATTTTACGCCACGTTCGATCTGAATCGGTTTACTCATGTTTGCGTAAGTTCCAGTTCTGAATCGCTGTCATGAATTAACGACTAATTCATGAATCGCGTGAGTCGTTAAACTTTTTTTTAAAAAACTCACAAAATTATATCATCTTTGTCCGGTGACAATCAGCCTTTGAACAGGCAAAAAGCATCATTAGTGTAAACGAAATGTAATGGTTATGCCGGGTGTGATCGAGAAAGATACGTCATCGGCTGCGGTTCCCCCTGCTGTTCCCACGCCCAGTCTACCCATTCGCTTTCTGTGTAGCTGAGTCGCCGCAAAAAGGCAGTGGTCAAAATGGGCGCAGTGTCTTCAACGGTAGCACCGGGTACGAGCTCATTGAGCTGCGTCATTTGCATGCCGGCATAACCGCACGGATTGATGCGCCGGAAAGGAGACAAATCCATCGCAATATTCAGCGCCAGACCGTGGAAAGAGCAGCCATGTCGAATGCGAAGTCCGAGAGAACAGATTTTTTTATCGCTGACATACACGCCGGGCGCATCCGGGCGTGCATAGGCTTCGATCTCGAAATGCGCCAGCGTGTCGACGACGGTCTGTTCAATCGCGCTGACCAAATGACGGACGCCGACTTTGCGGCGTTTAATGTCAATCATCACGTACATCACCTGCTGGCCCGGGCCATGATAGGTGACTTGCCCGCCACGGTCACTCTGGATGACCGGGATATCTCCCGGCATCAGTACATGTTCCGCTTTGCCCGCCTGTCCCTGAGTGAACACCGGGGAGTGCTGAACTAGCCACAACTCATCAGCGCTGTCGTCGTCGCGTTGTTCGGTGAAGTGGTGCATCGCCAGGGATACCTGCTCGTAAGGGAGTAGGCCTAGCTGACGAATAATGATCTTGTCTTGTTCCACTGGCGTCATCTTCAGCGTCGGGAGTGAATGGCGGTCACTATACGGGATACCGCCGTGGGGACGAATAGCGCTTACGATCCGCGTCTGCCTTCCTGTGGTAAAAAAAGTCGACGAGATCAAAGCACCATACGAACGATGTCGATTTTACCCAGCTCTTCATACAACGTCTCAACCTGCTCGACGTGCGTGGCGTTAATCGTGATGGAAACCGAGTGGTAATTGCCCTTCGCGCTGGGTTTGATTTGCGGCGTGTAGTCGCCAGGTGCATGACGTTGCACGACTTCAACTACCTGATCGACGAGCTCCGGCTGCGCCAGACCCATCACCTTGTAGGTAAAGGAGCAGGGAAACTCGAGCAGTTCATTGAGTTTGGTTTTCATTAAGACACTCCAGAGTGGTTTTCCAACGGTAATACCATAGAAAGTATAACTCCCGCCGGGGCGGGAGTGTATTTATCCGTGTGATATGGGGGCGTTATGCCAGGAGACAAGGGGGGGATCAGCTGAACCAGCGGTGGAACATCAGTTTCACGTAGTCCATCAACCGGCCGAAAATGCCGCCTTCTTTTACTTCGTTCATCACCACCAGCGGGCGCTGTTCGATGGTCTTGCCATCCAGTTGGAAGTTGATGGTGCCTACGATCTGGTTCTTGCCTAGTGGGGCATGCAGTTCGGTGTTGTTCAATACGTAGCTGGCCTTCAGATCCTTCATCCGACCGCGCGGAATGGTGATGTAGACATCTTTTTCAACGCTCAGCGCAACGCGATCGCTGTCGCCAAACCAGACCGGTTCTGAAGCGAACTCTTTACCTGATTTCAGCGGCGCCACGGTTTCGAAGAAGCGGAAGCCCCAGGTCAGCAGTTTTTTGCTTTCGGCTTCGCGGCCTTTGAACGTTCTGCCGCCGAGAACGGCGGATATCAGACGCATCTGGCCTTCGGTCGCCGAGGCGACCAGGTTAAAGCCGGCGGAGGAGGTATGACCGGTTTTGATGCCGTCCACGTTCAGGCTCGTGTCCCACAGCAGGCCGTTGCGGTTGGTTTGACGGATGTTGTTGAAGGTGAACTCTTTCTCTTTGTACGTCGCGTACTCATCCGGTACGTCGCGGATCAGCGCCTGGCCGATCAGCGCCATATCCCGAGCCGAACTGTACTGTCCTTCGGCATCCAGCCCATGTACGGTTTTAAACTGCGTATTCTGCAGGCCCAGCGCGTTGACGTAGTTGTTCATCAGGTTGACGAACGAATCCTGACTGCCGGCGACATAGTCCGCCATGGCGACGCAGGCGTCGTTGCCCGACTGCAGAATAATCCCCTTGTTAAGCAGAGAGACGCTGACGCGGTCTCCGGGCTTCAGAAACATCAGTGAAGACCCCTGAAACTCCGGGTTGCCGGTCGCCCAGGCATCTTTGCCGATGGTCACAACATCATTCGGCGTAATCTTCCCCGCCTTGATAGCTTGCCCGATAACATAACTGGTCATCATTTTAGTCAGGCTGGCCGGATTACGACGGCTGTCAGCGTTCATTTCCGCAAGGACTTTACCCGAGTTGTAATCAATCAGAATATAAGCTTCGGCGTCGATCTGCGGCACACCTGGGATCATGGTTTTGAGGTT
It encodes:
- the dacA gene encoding D-alanyl-D-alanine carboxypeptidase DacA, giving the protein MNTETTTRFMPRIVLGSLLALCASTFAHADDVNLKTMIPGVPQIDAEAYILIDYNSGKVLAEMNADSRRNPASLTKMMTSYVIGQAIKAGKITPNDVVTIGKDAWATGNPEFQGSSLMFLKPGDRVSVSLLNKGIILQSGNDACVAMADYVAGSQDSFVNLMNNYVNALGLQNTQFKTVHGLDAEGQYSSARDMALIGQALIRDVPDEYATYKEKEFTFNNIRQTNRNGLLWDTSLNVDGIKTGHTSSAGFNLVASATEGQMRLISAVLGGRTFKGREAESKKLLTWGFRFFETVAPLKSGKEFASEPVWFGDSDRVALSVEKDVYITIPRGRMKDLKASYVLNNTELHAPLGKNQIVGTINFQLDGKTIEQRPLVVMNEVKEGGIFGRLMDYVKLMFHRWFS
- the lipB gene encoding lipoyl(octanoyl) transferase LipB, producing the protein MTPVEQDKIIIRQLGLLPYEQVSLAMHHFTEQRDDDSADELWLVQHSPVFTQGQAGKAEHVLMPGDIPVIQSDRGGQVTYHGPGQQVMYVMIDIKRRKVGVRHLVSAIEQTVVDTLAHFEIEAYARPDAPGVYVSDKKICSLGLRIRHGCSFHGLALNIAMDLSPFRRINPCGYAGMQMTQLNELVPGATVEDTAPILTTAFLRRLSYTESEWVDWAWEQQGEPQPMTYLSRSHPA
- the ybeD gene encoding DUF493 family protein YbeD yields the protein MKTKLNELLEFPCSFTYKVMGLAQPELVDQVVEVVQRHAPGDYTPQIKPSAKGNYHSVSITINATHVEQVETLYEELGKIDIVRMVL
- the lipA gene encoding lipoyl synthase, translated to MSKPIQIERGVKYRDADKLALIPVRTVAVERQDMLRKPEWMKIKLPADSSRIKGIKDAMRRNGLHSVCEEASCPNLAECFNHGTATFMILGAICTRRCPFCDVAHGRPIAPDANEPEKLAQTIHDMALRYVVITSVDRDDLRDGGAQHFADCISAIRRKSPQIKIETLVPDFRGRMDRALEILNASPPDVFNHNLENVPRLYRQVRPGANYEWSLKLLENFKTAHPDIPTKSGLMVGLGETNEEIVEVMRDLRRHGVTMLTLGQYLQPSRHHLAVKRYVPPEEFDEMKQEALAMGFTHAACGPFVRSSYHADLQAKGEEVK
- the crcB gene encoding fluoride efflux transporter CrcB — translated: MNANLFAVFFGGGIGCVARWLLTLRFNNGASGIPTGTLMANLIGAAIIGAAASYFVRLPDLPSHWKLVVTTGFCGGLTTFSTFSVEMLGMIQEGQWLTAGIYMVLSFVGSLALAALAFSLVSWLAAH
- the tatE gene encoding twin-arginine translocase subunit TatE, which produces MEGISIAKLLVIGALIVLLFGTNKLRSLGGDLGAAIKGFKKAMNDDQTTVKTQTPEEPAALNDVRNKE
- a CDS encoding deaminated glutathione amidase, which encodes MKVALGQFAVQRQWQDNANTCIRLMHEATAAGARLLVLPEAVLARDNADAEWGTNHAQPLNGSFVSQLLSASESSSLTVVFTLHTPAEEGRVYNTLLALRQGEVLAHYHKLHLYDAFSWQESKRVTPGGMLPPVIDIDGVKVGMMVCYDLRFPEMARMLAIKGADMLVLPAAWVKGAHKEMHWELLNRARALENTCYLIAVGECGVKNIGNSMVVDPMGIVIAQATEEPALLYADLSLERIQRVRRQLPVLNHNRFEPPVLRCYR